The following proteins are encoded in a genomic region of Clostridium kluyveri:
- a CDS encoding IS607 family transposase, with protein sequence MKKYPIGQFAKIINRSQQTLRNWDNANKLKPEYVDPKTGYRYYTDKQLKEFNGEVNKDNKIVVGYCRVSSSKQKEALERQIENVRIYLISKGYKFKIISDIGSGINYDKKGLNELIELILQNQVSKVVILYKDRLVRFGYELIKNICDYKNVEIEIIDNTEKTEEEEVVEDLVQIISVFSCRLQGKIANKTKKMIKELTEDD encoded by the coding sequence ATGAAAAAATACCCAATTGGCCAATTTGCTAAAATAATAAATCGTTCACAACAAACATTGAGAAATTGGGACAATGCCAACAAGTTAAAACCTGAATATGTAGACCCGAAGACAGGATATAGATATTATACGGATAAACAACTTAAAGAATTCAATGGTGAAGTGAACAAAGACAATAAGATAGTCGTTGGATATTGTAGAGTTTCAAGTAGTAAACAAAAAGAAGCATTAGAGAGACAAATTGAAAATGTAAGGATTTATTTAATTTCAAAAGGATATAAATTTAAAATAATAAGTGATATTGGTAGTGGTATTAATTATGATAAAAAAGGATTAAATGAATTGATTGAACTTATTCTTCAAAATCAAGTTAGTAAAGTTGTAATATTGTATAAAGATAGACTTGTTAGGTTTGGTTATGAACTTATAAAGAATATATGTGATTATAAAAATGTTGAAATTGAAATTATAGATAATACTGAAAAGACTGAGGAAGAAGAAGTTGTAGAAGATTTAGTTCAAATAATAAGTGTATTTAGTTGCAGACTTCAAGGTAAGATAGCCAACAAGACAAAAAAGATGATTAAGGAACTTACTGAAGATGATTAG
- the cas2 gene encoding CRISPR-associated endonuclease Cas2 — protein sequence MFVILVYDFGEKRVGKALKLCRRYLTWVQNSVFEGELSMANFKKLKIEIENIMDKKEDSVIIYKFNSTKYSKREQIGVVKNSQELFI from the coding sequence ATGTTTGTCATTTTAGTTTACGATTTTGGAGAAAAAAGAGTGGGGAAAGCCTTAAAATTATGCAGGAGATATTTAACTTGGGTTCAAAACTCTGTATTTGAGGGGGAACTCAGTATGGCTAATTTTAAAAAATTAAAAATAGAAATAGAGAATATTATGGATAAAAAAGAGGATTCTGTTATAATCTATAAGTTTAACAGTACAAAATACTCAAAAAGAGAACAAATAGGAGTAGTAAAAAATTCTCAGGAACTCTTTATATAA
- the cas1b gene encoding type I-B CRISPR-associated endonuclease Cas1b has product MKKDIYIFNDGELKRKENTIYFEGEDNKKHIPVEEIDTIWIFGEVTLNKRFLDFVSQKEICLHFFNYFGYYMGSFYPREHYNSGYVILKQCEFYLDFDKRINIARKIIQTAVENIIVVLKYYKSRGIELESEITDIFNKSKTMEGTESIEQLMALEGNIREKYYTCFNKIIKNEEFKFRGRSKRPPKDNINALISFGNSVMYSTVLGEIYHTHLDPRIGYLHSTNMRRFTLNLDIAEIFKPIMVDRCIFSLLNKNIITVKDFQEEFNGILLSESGKKKFLQEYNSKLYTTIKHPNLNKPVSYKRLIRMELYKIQKHITQDEEYVGFIARW; this is encoded by the coding sequence ATGAAAAAGGACATTTACATATTTAATGACGGAGAATTAAAGAGAAAAGAAAATACAATATATTTTGAAGGTGAAGATAACAAAAAACACATACCTGTAGAAGAAATAGATACCATATGGATATTTGGAGAAGTCACATTAAATAAAAGATTCTTAGATTTTGTATCTCAAAAAGAAATATGTCTGCATTTTTTTAATTATTTTGGATATTATATGGGAAGCTTTTATCCAAGGGAACATTATAATTCAGGATATGTCATATTAAAGCAGTGTGAGTTTTATTTAGATTTTGATAAAAGGATAAATATTGCAAGGAAAATTATACAAACTGCAGTGGAAAATATAATAGTAGTTCTTAAATACTATAAAAGCAGGGGAATTGAGCTGGAAAGTGAAATAACAGATATTTTTAATAAGTCAAAAACTATGGAAGGGACAGAAAGTATTGAACAGCTTATGGCATTAGAAGGAAACATAAGGGAAAAATACTATACTTGTTTTAATAAAATAATTAAGAACGAAGAATTTAAATTTAGAGGAAGAAGCAAAAGACCTCCTAAGGATAATATAAATGCACTTATAAGTTTTGGAAATTCTGTTATGTATTCTACCGTGCTGGGAGAAATATACCACACACATCTAGATCCAAGAATAGGATATCTGCATTCTACAAATATGAGAAGGTTTACTTTGAATTTAGATATAGCTGAAATATTTAAGCCCATAATGGTGGATAGATGTATATTTTCACTTTTAAATAAAAACATAATTACAGTAAAGGATTTTCAAGAAGAATTTAATGGTATATTGTTATCTGAAAGTGGTAAAAAGAAATTTTTACAAGAGTATAACAGCAAACTCTACACCACCATAAAGCATCCCAATCTTAATAAACCAGTCAGTTATAAGAGATTAATCAGAATGGAGCTTTATAAAATACAAAAACATATTACACAAGATGAAGAGTATGTCGGCTTTATAGCGAGGTGGTAA
- the cas4 gene encoding CRISPR-associated protein Cas4 has protein sequence MDINGVFLWYYNICKRELWLMSRKIVPDQQDENVDIGRFIHQNTYKRNKKEISFGNIKFDVIFRSKDNMVIGETKKSSKYKEASKWQLMFYLKTLKDAGIHASGQLLYPEERKREEVILDDTSSKELAEMISHIEYICSLDKPPGVKKIPYCKNCAYREYCFA, from the coding sequence TTGGATATAAATGGCGTGTTTTTATGGTATTATAATATTTGCAAAAGAGAATTATGGCTTATGTCCAGAAAAATTGTACCGGATCAGCAGGATGAAAATGTAGATATAGGAAGATTTATACACCAAAATACTTATAAAAGAAACAAAAAGGAAATAAGTTTTGGCAATATAAAATTTGATGTAATATTTCGCTCCAAGGATAACATGGTAATAGGGGAAACCAAAAAATCATCTAAATATAAAGAAGCATCTAAATGGCAGCTGATGTTTTATCTAAAGACCTTAAAAGATGCAGGGATACATGCCAGTGGTCAGCTTCTCTATCCTGAAGAGAGAAAAAGAGAAGAAGTTATATTAGATGATACTTCAAGTAAAGAATTGGCCGAAATGATCTCTCACATAGAATATATATGTAGTTTAGACAAGCCTCCTGGTGTAAAAAAGATTCCCTATTGTAAAAATTGTGCCTATAGAGAATATTGCTTTGCTTAG
- a CDS encoding permease prefix domain 1-containing protein, whose product METIKNYLDNVFAALPKTDELFKLKNDLLINMEEKYNELKSEKKSENEAIGIVISEFGNIDELIGELGVNLHEDEMNFPTITEEEVKNYMTMKKQTGILVGIGVFLCITGTALLILITTLVDEGIIGRGFSEDTGYMIGLITLFVMIVPAVALFIYSGMKSERYKYLKKGFNVPLSVKSLLQQRYNDFTSTYMVSLILGVCLCVLSPVSIFAASVFGDTASIYGVIILLIIIAIAVFIFIYYGSIKESFTFILRIDNFSKENVENNKVIGAVAAIIWPLAVCIFLVSGLVFDKWYINWIVFPITGILFGMFSSVYSIIKKRKN is encoded by the coding sequence ATGGAAACTATAAAAAATTATTTGGACAATGTATTCGCCGCCCTTCCAAAAACAGATGAACTATTTAAACTAAAAAATGATTTATTGATTAATATGGAGGAAAAGTACAATGAGTTAAAAAGTGAGAAAAAATCAGAAAATGAAGCTATTGGTATTGTAATTTCAGAGTTTGGCAATATTGATGAATTAATCGGTGAACTTGGAGTTAATCTTCATGAAGATGAGATGAATTTTCCAACTATTACTGAGGAAGAAGTAAAGAATTATATGACTATGAAAAAACAAACAGGTATATTAGTGGGAATAGGTGTGTTTTTGTGTATTACAGGTACTGCTTTATTAATATTAATTACTACTCTTGTAGATGAAGGTATTATTGGCAGAGGATTTTCTGAAGATACAGGATATATGATTGGTCTTATTACATTATTCGTTATGATCGTACCTGCAGTGGCTCTATTTATTTATTCCGGTATGAAGTCTGAAAGATATAAATATTTGAAAAAAGGTTTTAATGTGCCCCTTTCTGTAAAATCCCTATTGCAGCAGAGATATAATGATTTTACATCAACTTATATGGTATCTTTAATACTAGGTGTGTGTCTTTGTGTCTTATCTCCAGTTTCAATTTTTGCAGCATCTGTTTTTGGAGATACTGCATCTATCTATGGAGTAATTATCTTACTTATTATAATAGCAATTGCTGTTTTTATATTTATATATTATGGAAGTATTAAAGAAAGTTTTACATTTATTTTAAGGATTGATAATTTTTCAAAAGAAAATGTAGAAAATAATAAAGTTATTGGTGCAGTTGCTGCTATAATATGGCCTTTGGCGGTGTGTATTTTTTTAGTTAGTGGGCTTGTTTTTGATAAATGGTATATTAATTGGATTGTATTTCCTATAACTGGTATTTTATTTGGGATGTTCAGTTCAGTTTACAGTATTATCAAAAAACGAAAAAATTAA
- a CDS encoding PadR family transcriptional regulator, with protein sequence MISSDVIRGYNDIIILFMLLEDESYGYEISKNIRRLSEDKYIIKETTLYSTFNRLEKNKYIESFYKDETFGKRRTYYRITPLGRVYYKEKCREWDLTKEVINKFIKES encoded by the coding sequence TTGATAAGTAGTGATGTTATCCGGGGATATAATGATATAATCATTCTTTTTATGCTTTTAGAGGATGAATCTTATGGATATGAAATATCAAAAAATATCAGAAGGTTATCTGAGGATAAGTATATTATAAAAGAAACTACTCTTTATTCAACATTTAATCGACTTGAAAAAAACAAATATATAGAGTCTTTTTATAAGGATGAAACCTTTGGAAAAAGACGTACTTATTATAGAATTACTCCTCTTGGTCGAGTGTATTATAAAGAAAAGTGTCGGGAATGGGATTTGACAAAAGAAGTAATAAATAAATTTATCAAGGAGAGCTAA
- a CDS encoding sensor histidine kinase, whose protein sequence is MILYYENPEIKRSSCIILILAIAFIAVNSFILHRGYEMVKKDYINNNVALIGKIVRIHPELEDEVVPIITKESSLKDVEFGIKILNKYDYKENLNINLLPGLKEDYSTLSKSMLFSMACFFIIVFLINSMEYVKMYRKLESLMFAAKNVIDYNFDVGIYENTEGIFARLAHTFNNMRAILKNNLIQIQKEKNFLINTLSDISHQIKTPISSLIIYNDILLNRKINEEKKIEFLRISQNQLNRIQWLVKSLLQLARLDVGAVRFEIKSNDINKTVTASIESLKIKSESANVKVEFYPEENEIMINHDPNWINEAIINIIKNAIEHTKPGGKVQVFTEKSQVCSRIIVKDNGEGIHREEIKHIFERFYKGRTNRSEESIGIGLALSKSIIEGNQGMINVKSKIGKGTTFEVVFLNRFI, encoded by the coding sequence ATGATTTTGTACTATGAAAATCCGGAAATTAAGAGGAGTTCATGCATTATATTGATTCTGGCAATAGCATTTATAGCAGTGAACTCTTTTATTCTCCATAGGGGTTATGAAATGGTGAAAAAAGATTATATAAATAACAATGTAGCTTTAATAGGAAAAATAGTAAGAATTCACCCCGAACTTGAAGATGAAGTGGTGCCTATAATAACAAAGGAAAGCAGCTTAAAAGATGTTGAGTTTGGAATAAAAATACTGAATAAGTATGATTATAAGGAAAATTTAAATATAAACTTATTACCTGGATTAAAAGAGGATTATAGTACTTTGAGTAAATCTATGCTTTTTTCTATGGCATGTTTTTTTATAATTGTATTTTTAATAAATAGCATGGAATATGTAAAAATGTATAGAAAGCTGGAGAGTCTTATGTTTGCAGCAAAAAATGTAATAGATTACAATTTTGATGTAGGTATTTATGAAAATACCGAAGGTATATTTGCAAGGCTTGCTCATACATTTAACAATATGAGAGCTATTTTAAAAAATAACTTAATTCAAATTCAGAAAGAAAAAAATTTTCTAATAAATACCCTGTCAGATATATCCCACCAGATAAAAACTCCTATTTCTTCTTTGATAATATATAATGACATACTTTTAAATAGAAAAATAAATGAAGAAAAGAAAATTGAATTTTTAAGGATTAGCCAGAATCAGCTAAATAGAATTCAGTGGCTTGTAAAGAGTTTGCTTCAACTTGCAAGACTTGATGTAGGAGCAGTAAGATTTGAAATAAAAAGTAATGATATAAATAAAACTGTAACAGCTTCTATAGAATCACTTAAAATAAAGTCAGAAAGTGCAAATGTTAAAGTTGAATTTTATCCTGAAGAGAATGAAATTATGATTAATCATGATCCAAATTGGATAAATGAAGCTATTATAAATATAATTAAGAATGCCATTGAGCACACTAAACCAGGTGGGAAAGTTCAGGTATTTACGGAGAAATCTCAGGTATGTTCTAGAATAATAGTTAAGGACAATGGCGAAGGAATACACAGGGAAGAAATTAAACATATATTTGAGAGATTTTATAAGGGAAGAACAAATAGAAGTGAAGAATCTATTGGAATTGGGCTGGCACTTTCAAAATCCATAATTGAAGGAAATCAGGGTATGATTAATGTAAAAAGTAAAATAGGTAAAGGAACTACCTTTGAGGTTGTTTTTTTAAATAGGTTCATTTGA
- a CDS encoding response regulator transcription factor, translated as MNKILLLEDDKALALGIEFTLIDEGYDVVKCSYAREAVEAFNSEVFDILVLDVMLPDGNGYDVCKYVRKKSQVPIIFLTACDEEVNVVLGLDIGADDYITKPFRVKEFVSRVKAILRRTESNNYKPKIFRCKDIVLNTETLEAYKRGHDLALSIQEYKLLLLFMNNAQRVMSREEILDNLTDGSGEYFDTNTLSVYIKRIREKIEQDSSSPEYIKTKRGFGYQWDIKVERE; from the coding sequence TTGAATAAAATATTGCTTCTTGAGGATGATAAAGCACTGGCCCTTGGCATTGAATTTACACTTATAGATGAAGGATATGATGTTGTAAAATGCTCATATGCTCGGGAAGCAGTAGAGGCTTTCAATAGTGAAGTTTTTGATATTTTGGTGTTAGACGTGATGCTTCCAGATGGAAATGGATATGATGTATGTAAATATGTACGTAAAAAAAGTCAGGTTCCAATTATATTTCTAACAGCCTGTGATGAAGAAGTAAATGTAGTTTTGGGACTGGATATAGGAGCAGACGATTATATAACAAAACCCTTTAGGGTAAAGGAATTTGTATCTAGGGTTAAAGCTATTTTGAGGAGAACAGAAAGCAATAATTATAAGCCTAAAATATTTAGATGCAAAGATATAGTTTTGAATACAGAAACATTGGAAGCCTATAAAAGAGGACATGATTTAGCACTTTCCATACAGGAATATAAGCTTCTTTTACTATTTATGAATAATGCCCAGAGGGTCATGAGTAGGGAAGAGATATTGGATAATTTAACTGATGGAAGCGGGGAGTACTTTGATACAAATACTCTTTCTGTGTATATAAAAAGGATAAGAGAAAAGATAGAACAGGATTCTTCAAGTCCTGAGTACATAAAGACTAAAAGAGGTTTTGGGTACCAGTGGGATATAAAAGTTGAAAGGGAGTAA
- a CDS encoding ABC transporter permease produces MKSYKEITNKHLKHNKKRTVLTIFGIILSVALITSVGLFIKSLQNSFIESTIKSEGGFHVEISDISNEDYNELKNNAKIDTIGIQENWFECDVNGGKKIEIDKFDKNSLELLPDYYKAIKGRLPQKEGEIALENWIFKYMDNSTKIGDTVKLRTADGEIKNFKITGIIPNQIQTQYSGIALGMTYSNKFDMKRSTIYMTIYKSAGIRNTVDELSKKFKENCISNKHLLDYLGEGSSDLNKSLYSTAAIVIVIIIMATTAVIYNSFQISVMERIKQFGLLRAVGATPSQIRKIVLREASIISIVGIPLGLLGGIFAMFVVSKVFSIMSDTLFGTLKIVIPYYVLIISVLVGLAAVYISAFIPARSAGKVSPLAAISSRAYISKEKINRNRGRILKNFLNVESVMAFKNIKRNRKKFRVTVFSMVISIALFIFFSAFISMMQNFTEAPSESDKMHFQVIGIIDKSGDSSLKTDIINKIKKNNLVDKAYISYGTYKSNIFISDSEKNNYVDKNAPEIYKKVNFENQVMNSLDTVIDIYDKDKMTSIKDYIKDGKMDTDYMKQENGVIIVKNNIITVNKKYYNCAISNLKVGDSFYINKNMFYKGMTGEDYTEENNGSNLTNYNMVKAKVAAVVESEPYYFYNGDNRAFHIIMTKDVMKNITGKDTDNLPIKTADITLKDEKNEDKFNEFIQPLCDSNGVKLRDIVKINQSRRADSLQLLILMYGFIAVISFIGAVNIINTITTNLVLRRKEIASLNALGMTYENIRFMILTEGVLYGLYGAFYGGIVGSLLSYALSSPMRKIMDFTWTIPWNMIFISAIAAVFIGLISVIKPLSKIKKENIIDVIREED; encoded by the coding sequence ATGAAAAGCTATAAGGAAATAACAAACAAACATTTAAAACACAATAAAAAGAGAACGGTACTTACTATTTTTGGGATAATACTTTCTGTGGCCCTAATAACCTCTGTGGGACTTTTTATAAAGAGCTTGCAAAATTCATTTATTGAAAGTACCATAAAATCAGAAGGTGGATTTCATGTTGAAATTTCAGATATAAGTAATGAAGATTATAATGAATTAAAAAACAATGCTAAAATTGATACCATAGGTATTCAGGAAAACTGGTTTGAATGTGATGTAAATGGAGGCAAGAAGATAGAAATTGATAAGTTCGATAAAAATTCTCTGGAGCTTTTGCCAGACTATTATAAAGCCATTAAAGGAAGGCTTCCACAGAAAGAAGGGGAAATAGCACTTGAGAATTGGATATTTAAATATATGGACAATTCCACCAAAATAGGTGATACTGTAAAATTAAGAACAGCTGATGGAGAGATAAAAAATTTTAAAATTACAGGAATTATTCCAAATCAAATTCAAACTCAGTACAGTGGAATTGCTTTAGGAATGACCTATTCAAATAAATTTGACATGAAAAGATCAACGATATATATGACTATATATAAAAGTGCAGGAATACGTAATACCGTAGATGAGTTAAGTAAGAAATTTAAGGAAAACTGCATAAGTAATAAGCATCTATTGGATTACTTAGGTGAAGGCAGCAGTGATTTGAATAAAAGTCTGTATTCTACAGCAGCAATAGTAATAGTTATAATTATAATGGCTACTACAGCAGTTATATATAATTCATTTCAAATAAGTGTAATGGAGAGAATTAAACAGTTTGGACTTTTAAGGGCCGTGGGAGCCACACCTTCCCAGATAAGAAAAATAGTTTTAAGAGAAGCTTCCATAATAAGTATTGTGGGGATTCCGCTGGGACTTCTAGGGGGAATATTTGCAATGTTTGTGGTAAGTAAAGTATTTAGTATAATGTCAGATACACTATTTGGGACTTTAAAAATAGTAATTCCATACTATGTACTTATTATAAGTGTTCTGGTAGGATTAGCAGCTGTATATATATCTGCATTTATTCCTGCAAGATCTGCAGGGAAGGTATCACCTTTAGCTGCCATAAGCAGTAGGGCATATATATCAAAGGAAAAGATAAATAGAAACAGAGGAAGAATACTTAAAAATTTTTTAAATGTGGAAAGTGTTATGGCATTTAAAAATATAAAAAGAAATAGGAAAAAGTTCAGAGTCACTGTCTTTTCCATGGTAATAAGTATAGCCTTATTTATATTCTTTTCCGCCTTTATAAGTATGATGCAAAATTTCACAGAGGCTCCGTCTGAAAGTGATAAAATGCATTTTCAGGTTATTGGTATAATTGATAAAAGTGGTGATAGCTCACTTAAGACTGATATTATAAATAAAATAAAGAAAAATAATCTTGTAGATAAAGCATATATATCCTATGGAACCTATAAGTCAAATATTTTTATTTCTGATAGTGAAAAGAACAATTATGTAGATAAAAATGCACCTGAAATATATAAAAAAGTAAATTTTGAAAATCAAGTTATGAATTCTCTGGATACAGTCATTGACATATATGACAAGGATAAAATGACGAGTATTAAAGACTATATAAAAGATGGTAAAATGGATACTGATTACATGAAACAGGAAAATGGAGTTATTATAGTTAAAAATAATATAATAACTGTAAATAAAAAATATTATAATTGTGCAATTAGCAATTTAAAAGTTGGGGATAGTTTTTATATAAATAAAAACATGTTCTATAAGGGCATGACTGGTGAAGATTATACGGAAGAGAATAATGGTTCCAATTTAACAAATTACAACATGGTTAAAGCTAAAGTGGCAGCTGTAGTAGAAAGTGAACCTTATTATTTTTATAATGGTGATAATAGGGCTTTCCATATAATAATGACAAAAGATGTTATGAAAAATATAACTGGAAAAGATACAGATAACCTCCCAATTAAAACAGCAGATATAACGTTGAAAGATGAGAAAAATGAGGATAAATTCAATGAATTCATACAGCCTTTATGTGATAGCAATGGGGTAAAATTAAGAGATATAGTTAAAATAAATCAGTCAAGGAGAGCGGATTCACTTCAGCTTTTAATTCTTATGTACGGGTTTATAGCTGTAATATCTTTCATAGGGGCCGTTAATATAATAAATACCATAACTACAAACTTGGTTTTAAGAAGAAAAGAAATAGCCTCTTTAAATGCGCTTGGCATGACTTATGAAAATATAAGATTTATGATTTTAACAGAAGGAGTTCTATATGGATTATATGGTGCTTTTTATGGAGGAATTGTAGGAAGCCTACTATCTTATGCATTATCTTCTCCTATGAGAAAAATTATGGATTTTACATGGACTATCCCATGGAATATGATATTTATTAGTGCAATAGCTGCAGTATTTATAGGACTCATATCTGTAATTAAACCTCTATCAAAGATTAAAAAAGAAAATATAATAGATGTCATAAGAGAAGAAGATTAG
- a CDS encoding ABC transporter ATP-binding protein yields MGDILKVENLSKIYGEGENKVEALKNVSFTINRGEFIAIMGASGSGKSTLLHMIGGLDRPTDGKVYVDGEDIYKLNEQKLAIFRRRNIGFVFQFFNLIPVLDVEENISLPALLDKEKVDKNYLNEVIDMLGLKDRIGHLPSQLSGGQQQRVSIGRALINKPALILADEPTGNLDSKNGREVIELLKLSSKKYNQTLIVITHDMNVAEQAEKIITISDGEIKWNE; encoded by the coding sequence ATGGGTGATATATTGAAAGTTGAAAATTTATCAAAAATTTACGGTGAAGGAGAGAATAAGGTAGAGGCATTAAAAAATGTATCTTTTACTATAAATAGAGGTGAATTTATAGCAATAATGGGAGCTTCTGGTTCAGGCAAGAGTACACTTCTCCACATGATAGGAGGACTTGATAGGCCAACAGATGGAAAAGTGTATGTTGATGGTGAGGACATATATAAATTAAATGAACAAAAGCTGGCTATATTCAGAAGAAGAAATATTGGTTTTGTATTTCAATTCTTTAACCTTATACCGGTGTTGGATGTAGAAGAAAATATATCTCTTCCTGCACTTTTAGATAAGGAAAAAGTAGATAAGAATTATTTAAATGAAGTAATAGATATGTTGGGATTGAAAGATAGGATTGGGCACCTTCCATCCCAGCTTTCAGGGGGGCAGCAGCAAAGGGTATCCATTGGCAGGGCCCTTATAAATAAGCCTGCTTTGATTCTGGCAGATGAACCTACTGGAAATTTGGACAGTAAAAATGGCAGGGAAGTTATAGAACTTTTAAAATTGTCCTCTAAAAAATATAATCAAACTTTGATTGTTATAACCCATGATATGAATGTGGCTGAGCAAGCAGAAAAGATAATTACCATAAGTGACGGGGAGATAAAATGGAATGAGTAA
- a CDS encoding helix-turn-helix domain-containing protein, with translation MNFAMRLRELREENNLTQGAIASILNLTKANISKYELGRLQPNIETLKLLSDHFNVSIDYLIGVTNIKKVESNYLSRIPIFQITKNHPSLFIAENISGYEYFDKPQELSKNYFFFKIKDDSMSNARIFKDDLVCICKQDYIEDNKLMLIQVKNIGIILRRVLKCGDNLIILPENHKYNPIALSKKDLEEDSFKVIGKAVYVKFYIHE, from the coding sequence ATGAATTTTGCAATGAGACTTAGAGAACTTAGAGAAGAAAACAATTTAACCCAAGGAGCAATTGCTTCAATTTTAAATCTCACCAAAGCAAATATATCAAAATATGAACTTGGAAGACTACAGCCTAATATTGAAACACTGAAGCTTTTATCAGATCATTTTAATGTTTCAATAGATTATCTAATTGGGGTAACAAACATAAAAAAAGTGGAATCCAATTACCTCTCAAGGATTCCTATATTTCAAATTACTAAAAATCATCCATCACTATTTATCGCTGAAAATATCAGCGGATATGAATATTTTGACAAGCCTCAGGAGCTTTCTAAAAATTACTTTTTCTTTAAAATTAAAGATGACAGCATGTCAAATGCCCGTATATTTAAAGACGATTTAGTGTGTATTTGTAAACAGGATTATATAGAAGATAATAAATTAATGCTTATACAGGTGAAAAATATAGGTATTATACTAAGGAGAGTATTAAAATGTGGAGATAACTTAATAATATTACCAGAAAATCATAAATATAACCCTATAGCATTGTCTAAAAAAGATCTAGAAGAAGATTCTTTCAAAGTTATTGGTAAGGCAGTTTATGTTAAATTTTATATACACGAATAG
- a CDS encoding radical SAM/SPASM domain-containing protein, translating to MILKKFDKNYNFISIFNTENGFYMRTGILNDRGKDTGVEAFQSSFPELIDIGIMGHCIHGKSGLCLKAGVQCYQDGMNIQDENMSLENYITIINEIKGKTFQVALGGRGDPNKHENFGEILKYTRINNIVPNYTTSGFLLNETEVELTKKYCGAVAVSWYFHEYTTKAIDMFIHSGMKVNIHYVLNNKSIEEALYMLHNNSFPKGINAVIFLLHKPVGLGKEDKVLKCEDIPVKNFFSNIMSKKHSFKIGFDSCSVPALINFNNNFNIHSIDTCEAARWSMYITPDMKALPCSFDQKLKWSVELKNKSISDAWNSDIFESFRNKLKKSCPNCREKVNCMGGCPLCRSIILCNREEMYKL from the coding sequence ATGATATTAAAAAAGTTTGATAAAAATTATAATTTTATTTCCATATTTAATACAGAAAATGGATTTTATATGAGAACAGGAATATTGAATGACAGGGGAAAAGACACTGGAGTAGAAGCATTCCAATCTTCTTTTCCCGAACTTATAGATATAGGAATTATGGGTCATTGTATTCATGGAAAATCTGGATTGTGCTTAAAGGCAGGAGTTCAATGCTATCAAGATGGCATGAATATACAGGATGAAAATATGAGTTTAGAAAATTATATTACAATAATAAATGAAATAAAAGGGAAGACTTTCCAGGTAGCCCTTGGAGGAAGAGGTGATCCTAATAAACATGAAAACTTTGGTGAAATATTAAAGTATACAAGGATAAATAATATTGTTCCCAATTATACCACCTCAGGATTTTTGTTAAATGAGACAGAAGTGGAATTGACAAAAAAATATTGTGGCGCAGTTGCAGTCTCATGGTATTTTCATGAGTATACTACAAAGGCCATAGACATGTTTATACATTCTGGCATGAAAGTTAATATTCATTATGTATTGAATAATAAAAGTATTGAAGAAGCATTATACATGCTTCATAATAATAGCTTCCCTAAAGGCATAAATGCAGTTATATTTTTGTTACATAAGCCTGTGGGCCTGGGCAAAGAAGATAAAGTGTTAAAATGTGAAGACATACCTGTAAAAAATTTCTTTAGTAATATAATGTCAAAAAAACATTCTTTCAAAATAGGTTTTGACAGCTGCAGTGTACCGGCATTAATAAATTTTAATAATAATTTCAATATTCATAGTATTGATACCTGTGAAGCAGCTAGGTGGTCAATGTATATTACCCCGGATATGAAAGCTCTGCCCTGTAGTTTTGATCAGAAATTAAAATGGTCTGTGGAGTTAAAAAATAAAAGTATAAGTGATGCCTGGAACAGTGATATATTTGAAAGTTTTAGAAATAAACTAAAAAAATCATGTCCCAATTGCAGGGAAAAAGTTAATTGCATGGGAGGATGCCCATTATGCAGAAGTATTATATTGTGCAATAGAGAGGAAATGTATAAATTATGA